From the genome of Gilliamella sp. wkB7, one region includes:
- a CDS encoding GFA family protein, with amino-acid sequence MSTQYHGSCLCGKVKLSVPFANTDFSACHCQTCRKWSAGPLMTLAYSGDITIEGQENVTHFNSSQWAERAFCKECGSHLYYHLKGTQNYYIAAWIFDDIKDLKFTAEVFIDKKPTCYAFANQTHKLTEADILAMAEGKA; translated from the coding sequence TCTTGTTTGTGTGGAAAAGTTAAATTATCTGTTCCATTTGCCAATACGGATTTTAGTGCATGCCATTGCCAAACTTGTCGTAAATGGAGTGCTGGACCTTTAATGACTTTAGCGTACAGTGGTGATATAACGATAGAAGGGCAAGAGAACGTTACCCATTTTAACTCATCACAATGGGCGGAAAGAGCATTTTGTAAAGAGTGTGGCTCTCATCTTTATTATCATTTAAAAGGTACGCAAAATTATTATATTGCTGCTTGGATCTTTGATGATATTAAGGATTTAAAATTCACGGCTGAAGTCTTTATCGATAAAAAACCAACTTGCTATGCGTTTGCTAATCAGACTCACAAATTAACCGAAGCAGATATTTTAGCGATGGCTGAAGGAAAGGCTTAA